The sequence TCGGCTTTTGCCGTCATGGCATCAAGTTCACTTCGTATTTTAACACGTTCAGCTTCCACATGGGATTCTGTAATGAGTCCGCCCCAGCCGCGCCAAGAGGTAGCATCCTGATAGCTGGCGATGGCATAGGCTAAAACCTGTTGTTTACGCAGTGCCTTGTCCTGTTTTAAGACGCGCCGCGGTAAGGTATCGGCAAAGGCGGTGCTGCCGCCCAAATGGTGCAGCAGTGCCCCTCCCAAGGCGGCGGCTCCCGTGCCGGCAATGAATTGGCGTCGGCTGAATTCAGGCGCTCTCGTGCCGCAGCAACCGGAACAATGGTGAGAATGGGAATGCCCGTGTTCTTCAGAATGACTCATGCAAGTATCCTTTCGCTTGTTCGTGCCTTATGCAAAACATTCTATCATAACCACACAAAATAATCGTGATCTACAAGGGATAAATTATTGAGTAGACGAGGCTGCAGCAACACGAAATGATGTCCATACTATTTTTATAAAAGCCGTACTTATTCAGATGATTGATCCCCAATGCAGGCTATGGAGCGCCTGTCGCCGCGCTCTTTTATTCGATACCGGACAAGACCTATTGCCGGGAAAGAACTTGCTTTTTTAGGCGCGATATGTCATCATATGGAGTGATAACCTGTCGTGACTGGCGAGTAGAGGCGTGGACTTAACCACGGTGGAGCGGCAGGCATAAGTCTGGCCGATCGCCTGGGCGTATGACACGCGAAACTCAAGTAAAACACACATAAAAAGGTGCGCCATGTTATACACGCCTTTACACGAAGCATACGAACAGGATGGGGGAAAGGTCGTCGATTTCTACGGATGGGCACTGCCTGTGCAGTTCCGTGGAATCATGGAGGAACACCGTCACGTCCGCGAACAAGCAGGTATTTTTGACTGCTCTCACATGGGCGAATTCCTCATACGCGGCGCCGAAAATATACAAAAGTTCAGCGACCTAGTGATCGGCGACATGACGAAGCTCGCCTTGGGAAGATGCCGCTATACGGCGTTGCTTAACGAGGCGGGAGGAATCATTGATGACGGCGTCGCGCTGAGACTGGACGAGGAAACGCTTTTCGTGGTCACCAACGCAGGTACCTTAGAGCGGGTGGGCAAGCATCTCGCCGCTTTCGTGTCCGGCGTTGAAAATGTCTCAGACAGCACCGCGAAAATCGATGTGCAGGGGCCTATGGCACCGCAAGTGATGGCTGCCGTTGGTTTTGAAGGTGTCGAGCGCATGTCCTTTTGGGCAGGCGGCACTTTCCTTTGGAAAGGTGTTGAGATGATTGTCACCCGCGCCGGCTATACCGGTGAGCTGGGCTATGAAATATTTGTGCCCAAGGCTGAGGCGTTGTCGCTGTGGAATCTGTTGCGGCAGCAGCCTGAAGTGCTTCCTTGCGGCTTGGGCGCACGGGATACGCTGCGCATGGAAATGGGCTATGCTCTGAGCGGTCAAGATCTGAACGAAACACGTACGCCTCTCGAGGCGGGTCTGGATCGCTTTATTGCTTGGGATACCTCTTTTCCCGGCAAAGAGATTTTGGAAAAACAACGGAACCAACAGGACTACAAGGTCATGGTTCCGCTGCGCAGCAATGACCGCCGCGCGCCTCGTCACGGTTTTGAGTTGCGTCTGAATGGACAAAGCGTCGGCGAAGTTACCAGCGGCACTTTCGCGCCCAGTCTAAGTTGTGGCATTGGCTTGGGCTATATTCCCATCGCCATGGTCAGTACAGGATTGGAGCTCGAAGCGGGCCCTCGATCTTTACCTTTAGTGGTGGAAACAGCGCCTCTCTACAAAGAGGGGACGGGACGTAATCGTATTGAAATCCAAAAACCTTAAGCATTGTGGAGAATGAACAAATGAATCCGGATACACTGAGATACACCGAAGAACATGAGTGGATTGTCGAACAACGTGGATTATATGTGATCGGTATCACTGAATATGCGGTAGAAGAATTAGGCGAAATCACCTTTGTAGAATTGCCCGAAGTGGGACGCCATTTGGAAGTGGGCGAAGATGCTGCAGTCATCGAATCGGTCAAAGCGGCAAGTGATATCTTTGCACCCGTCTCCGGCGTCGTCGCTGAAGTCAATGATGCCCTGGAGATGGAGCCGGATCTCATCAACCGTGATCCTTACGGTAAAGGTTGGATTCTCAAACTCAAAGATGTATCGGAAGAAGAATACAACGAACTCATGGATGCGCGCTCTTATCGCGGCTATATGAAGACGGTGGAATAGTCGTCGCTCTGTCCGTGCCGTCTTTTTGCCACCCCTCTCATGACTATGTGCAAAAGGGCTGTTGCAGACACGCCCTTTAGACCGTTAGTGTTATATATTCCCAAAAGAGATGAAGCCTATCCTTCCCTTTCTTCACAGGAGCAAGTCTTCATCTTCAATCAGCCCTGCCGGTATACCGGTAAAAGTTGAGGTATTATCATGGACTGGATTCCGGTTACTTCTGCCGACGAACAGGACATGCTCCGTATCGCCGGTGCCGCGTCCATCGAGGGATTTTTTGAAATAATCCCTGAGGCGCTCCGTTTAAAAGAATGGAGCCTGCCCGAGGGACTCAGTGAATTTGGGTTGCGCCGTCACCTCGAGAGGATGGCAGAAAAGAATTGCACGCAATACCTATCCTTTTTAGGCGGCGGTTATTATGATCATTATATCCCCGCGGCCGTGGATGCACTCGCAGCGCGCAGCGAATTCTATACGGCGTACACGCCCTACCAGCCCGAGTGTGCGCAAGGAACACTGCAGGCGATCTATGAATATCAATCCGTTATTTGCAGATTGACGGATATGGAATGCGCCAATGCCTCGCTCTATGACGGGGGCACCGCCGTGTTTGAAGCTGTGTCTATGGCGTGCCGTGTGACGGGCCGACGCAAAGCCCTTATTCATCCGTCGCTCCACCCCGTATGGCGTCAAATGCTGGAAACCCATCTCGCGGGCTCACCCATACAGCTTGTTGATGGAGAGCATGCCGACGCAGAGACTGCTTGTGTCGTAGCCCAGAATCCGGCATTCTTGGGAGATATCCATGACTTCACCGAACACGCCGATCAATGCCATGAAAAGGGCGCGTTACTCGTTATGGCGGTAAACCCCATATCCTTGGGCATCGTGAAGACGCCCGGCGCCATGGGAGCCGATATCGTCGTTGCAGAAGGACAGAGCCTGGGTTTGCCCTTGGGCTTTGGCGGCCCCTATTTGGGCATTTTAGCGGCAAAGAAAAAACATATCCGAAAGATGCCCGGAAGAATTGCTGCAGCAACCACCGACACGGAGGGCAGACGAGGCTATGTGTTGACCTTGCAGGCGCGCGAACAACATATCCGCCGAGAAAAAGCACTCTCAAATATTTGTTCTAACCAAGCTTTGTGCGCCTTGCGTGCCTTGATCCATTTATGTTTGCTGGGCAAGCGCGGCCTTGAAGAGACCGCAAAGAGCTGTTTCTCTAAAAGCGAATATCTGAAAGGGCAGCTCGATTTTCTAAGTCTGCTTAATAAGGGAGCCACCTTTAATGAATTTGCGGTGCGCCTGCCCCTTCCTGCCGAACAAGTATGTGCTGCCATGGCGAAGCGCGGCTTCCTCGCCGGCTTGCCCCTCGCCGAATTGGGGCGGGGTGAAGCCGAGGATCTGCTCATCGCCGTCACCGAAAAACGCAGTCGTGAAGAATTGGATTATTTCGTGAAAGAATTGCGGGAGGTCTGTACCCATGTCTAAAACTATTTTTGAAGCTTCCGTTGCCGGCCGTTTTGCCGTACTTCCCGACACCCTTGATGTGCCTGAAGCGGTGCTGCCCGAGTCCTTGCGCCGAGACACCCCTCTTGCCCTGCCCGAAATGAGTGAACTCGATGTGATCCGCCACTTCACCCGTTTGTCCCAAAAGAATTTTGGCGTAGATTCTCAGTTCTATCCTTTGGGCTCGTGTACCATGAAATACAATCCGAAGATCGCCGAAGTAGTCGGCGCATTGCCGGGATTTTCTAATGTTCACCCTCAGCAGGGCTCTTTTGAAGTCTACTTAAAAAGTTGTCAGGGCGCGCTGGAACTTGTCTACGAGCTTGAACAGTTGTTGGCAGAAATTGGCGGTATGAGCGCCGGGTCTTTGCAGCCCATGGCGGGCGCGCACGGAGAATTGACCGGTGTGTTGCTCATCGCTGCCTATCATCGCGACCGCGGAGACACAGGCCGAGATACTATATTGATTCCTGACTCCGCACATGGAACCAATCCCGCCAGTGCTGCCATTGCAGGATTTAAAGTCGAGACCTTACCTTCCAACAAAGATGGCGTCGTCGATTTGGATGCCTTCAAAGCCTTGCTCGGGCCCCACGTGGCGGGAGTTATGCTTACCTGTCCCAATACGCACGGCGTCTTTGAACCGGATGTGGCGCGTGTCGCCGCCCTCGCCCATGAAGCGGGCGCCCTTATGTATTATGACGGCGCTAATCTCAACGCCATTGTCGGACGCTGCCGGCCCGGAGAGATGGGCTTTGATGTGATGCATTATAACCTGCACAAAACCTTTGGAACCCCCCACGGCATGGGCGGGCCCGGTTCAGGTGCTATTGCTGTAGGCGAGAAATTGCGCCCGTACCTGCCCGGACCGCGCGTTGTCAAAGAAGATTCTTGTTTCTCTTTGCGGTCGCCGGAAAAGAGCATTGGCAAGATCACGCCCTTTTTCGGAAGTTTTCTCGTAGGGCTCCGCGCCTATGCCTATATACGCGGACTCGGCACAGAGGGATTAAAGCGTGTAAGCGCCTATGCCGTACTCAACGCGAACTATGTATTGGCACGGCTTCGTGAAACCTTGCCCGCCGCCTATGAAGGTCTGTGTATGCACGAATGTTTGCTCACGGCTGAAAAGCTGACAACCGATAAAGGCGTGCGTGCGCTGGACATGGCGAAAGCCTTGCTGGATCGGGGCTTCCATGCGCCGACCGTCTATTTCCCGCTCACCGTAAAAGAATGTCTCATGATTGAACCGACAGAGACCGAATCCCGAGAGACTCTTGACGCTTTCTGTGAGGCGATACGTGAAATTGTGGCGCTCGCAGAGACCGACCCGGAGGCGCTGCACAAAGCGCCGCAGCATCTGCCGGTAGGGCGCTTGGATGAAGTCAAAGCAGCCCGTGATCTTAATTGTGCCGACCTGCCGCTATGAGCGTAACGCTGCCCTAAATCAACAACAAGGACGGGTATCAGCATCACGGTCAGCAGTGATGACGCTGACGCTTTTCCACAGCAACCGCGGCGAGCACTAAAAGCGTGAGGAACACGGGCGCGCCCGTGGCACTTACAACGCCAATGGAAAGAGTACTTGCGTTGGCAACAGTGCCGATGATCCACGGCATGGCAAGGCTGCCTATATTACCTGCGGCGGTCAATACGGCAAAAAGAGAGGCGCCGCCCAAGGGGAAGAGATTCGCCCCGTCGCTGATGCAGGTCGGCCATAATACGCTGCAGCCGAATCCGGTCAATACACAAGCTGTCAAGGCGACGGCGGGCGTGGAGAAAGGACCTGCGCACAAGAGCAGCACAGCGCTCACAATTCCTGAAATGATCAATAACGTTGAGGCGCGCAGATGGCTCAATCGATAACTGGTCAAGAGACGGCCTCCCGCCATACCTAAAGAAAAGAGGATGAGCGCAAAAGCACCGACGAATTTGCTGTATCCCAGCTCCAGTTCCGCATAGGCGGGAAGCCATTGCATCATCCCTGTTTCTGTAGCTCCCGCCAAAGCCATCAGCGTAAGGGCGAGCAGGAAGCGGGGCCGACGCAACAATACCCGTAAGCCCTCCCTGCTTTGTTGCGGATGGATCAGCGCGGGCAGTGGAACCACGGCGAAAGCAACGAGCAGCAGCAAGGGAAAGATGGCGAGGGTGCCCGCCATAAAACGCCAAGACAGTCCCGTATGGAGACCGCCGGACACAGCCAGTACCGTCAAAATGCCGCCGATACAAAAATACGCGTGGAGCCGATTCAAGGCGGCAGTACGACGATGAGTATTGACGGCGGCAACGAGGGGGCCCATCGACATATCGAGGATACCGGCGCCGCTTCCCGAGACGATACCCGCCAGCAGCAAGGTTTCATAGCGTTGCGCCAAGGCAACCAGCACCAGACCCACCGCGCTGACCGCCATTCCGGCGACGGCAAACAAGCGTACACCGAACCGATCAGCCAAGGGACCGGTCACTACGATGCCGAAAATAATACCGGCAAACATCAGCGCCGGGATACGGCCCAATTGCTCCTCATTCAATCCGCCGAAATCAACACCGAAGATAGTCAGGTAGAGTGGATAAAGATTGATTACAATGGCGACACAAATCATACCGCCATGGCAGAGGCTGACAAGATAAGGGGATTTCAAAGGACACCTCGTACAAAGTGAATGACATGGGTTTGACAAACATTTTTATCGGACAGAGGCAAGAAAAAACTGCTGGTAGTGTGCCTTAAGCTCGGTTCATGTTGCAAGTCAAATCACAAATCTTGAAGCGAAGGAAAAAAGAACACCCCCTCCGTTAGAACGTTTTCTATCGACCGTGTTCCGAGAGTCTGGCAAAACCGACAGCTAAGCCCGACAAAAGACAGCTTTATTTTCATTTCCTTCATGATTAAATTTGCGTTCCTTTCTAATTCATGATATATAGTACTTCGGATGCGTTGTGTTAACCCCAGTCTTTTTGTTGCTTGAGAGCACTACATTATTTGAAGAAAGAACCTATCCATGACCAAAGAGACCCCTCGTAATCGTCGTGATTTTATGAAGTCGCTGGGCAGTGTGGGAGCCCTGTCGACCTATTCCCTTGCCGTGTTCCTGCCCAAAGTGCACGCAGAGGAGACCGAATTTGTAAAACCGGATTTTGATGTTCTCACCACAGCCACGGCGCCCTCGGAAGAAGCGAATATGACCACCGTCGACTTGGCCTGTGATTTTCTGGTTGCAGGCGGCGGTATGGCCGGCGTCTGCGCAGCGTTGGCCGCTGCCCGTCATGGTGCGAAGGTTGTATTAGTACAAAACCGCTCCCGGTTGGGCGGTAACGCCAGCAGCGAAGTGCGCATGCACATTGTAGGCGCGAACCATCACAAAGGACATCCCGGTTGGCGGGAGGGCGGCTTATTAGAAGAATTGCGGATTGAAGATGCCGTGCGCAATCACCACTGGTCTTGGGAGCTGTGGGATTTCATGCTCTACGACAAAGTCGTGTCTGAACCTAATATTACGCTGCTTTTGGATAGCTCTGTCTATGCCGTTGAAATGGAAGACGACCGCATTCACCGGGTCTGGGCGCGCAATGATTTGACCGAATGTATTTACCGCATCCGTGCAGCCCTTTATGCCGATTGCACCGGTGATTGTCGCTTGGGACTTGAGGCAGGCGCAGTTTTTCGAACGGGACACGAAGCGCAAGATCAATACCAAGAATCACTTGCCCCGCTCACAGCCGGGCCGGAAACCATGGGCAGCAGTATCCTCTTCACCGCCAAAGATTACGGCTATCCCATTCCTTTTACGCCGCCGAAGTGGGCACAAAAAATAACCAAAGAACAGCTGCGCCTGCGACGCATACGTTCTTGGGAGTACGGCTATTGGTGGATCGAATGGGGCGGCAATTTGGACGCCATTAAAGACAACGAAAAGATTCGTTTTGAATTGCTGTCCATTTTGATGGGAGTCTGGGATTACATCAAGAATTCCGGTGAACATCCGGACAGCGCTACGTGGGGCATGGACTGGGTGGGCATGATTCCCGGCAAACGGGCGAGCCGCCGCCTCATCGGTCCGCATATTCTTACACAAGCCGATCTCGAATCGAAAAACGGCGACTTTGAAGATGCCGTTGCCATTGGCGGCTGGCCCTTCGACAATCATACCCCCGGAGGCTTTTATGATTCAGACCGCAAACCGTCAGATTCGACGAATTTAACGGAAGTGTATAACATACCCCTGCGCGCCTTGTATTCGGTTAATGTGCCGAACTTGTTCATGGCAGGCCGCAATATCAGTGCCTCCCACGTTGCGATGACTTCCACTCGGGTCATGGGCACCTGCGCTGTGGAAGGTCAAGCCATAGGCACAGCCGCCGCAGTCTGCACGAAAAAAGACATTCTGCCTCAGGGCCTCTATGACGATAAGGCATTGCTGAAAGCGTATCAACAACAACTGCTGCGTGATGATCAGACCATCAAAAATATGAAGAATGAAGATCCCCATGATTTGGCTCGGAAGGCTTCGGAAGTGCGCGCTTCAGGCGAATCGGAAGGAAGCAAAGCCGCTAATATTCTTAGTGGTGAAGTGCGCGATACACCGGGTGAGTGCGATCATCGTTGGTTTGGACCCATGACGGATGAGGGCGCGTGGATCGAATTGCATTGGACGAATAAGCAAGAAATTTCTGAAGTGCAATTATGCTTTGATACGGATTTCTACCGGGAGCTGTCCCTGTCGGAACAAAGCAGTGTGCAAAAAGATCAGGTACGGGGCCCGCAGCCGGAAACGGTGCGCGATTATAAAGTGCTCTATCGCGACTCGGCAAAGGACAGCTGGCAGCCTGTGGTGGAGATTACAGGCAATTATGAACGGCTGCGCAGGCATCGTTTTACTCCAATACACACCGACGCGCTGCGTTTAGAGATTACGGCGACCAACGGCGTGCCTGAGGCGCGGCTCTACGAAATTCGATGCTACGCCTGATCCTGTCGTCTTAGGCGCTTACCCTGTCGGCTGATGAAGCGGCGGCATCCATGCTTTGTGCTTCCGCGGCGGCACGCTGCGGGACAGTGCGCCACGCGATGACCGCCTCAATAAGCATCCAGATTTGCAGGAGCAAAATAGCAATACTGAAGCCGACCAAAAGATAATTCTGCTTTGCCCAAAAGTCGGCTAGTTGAAGTACAATCGCCCATGCCGGCATGACCAGCATGAGTATAAGGGGCAACACTGCAAAAAATACGGGTTTCTTTACCCAACGCAAATAGAAAATAACCACCATGAGGGCGAGTCCCGCCAACAATTGATTGGTCGCGCCGAATAGGGGCCATAACAGCAACCCGCCCGAGCCGGGGCCTTGGGGACCGGGCATAAAGGCGAGCACGGCGGCTGTCCCAACAGCGACCAAGGTGGCAACATATTTATTGCCTAAGGCTTTCACATTTACGGCGCTGCCGATTTCTTGAATAACGTAGCGGTTGAGCCGGGTTGAGGTATCAATGGAAGTCATGGCAAAACCGGCAATCATGACAGCAACCACACCGCAGGCAAGTTCGCGGGGAATGCCGAGCGACGCGATTAAATTGCCGGCGCCCTGCACAAATACAGCGATGGTTTGGGCAAGGCTCATCTTGTCCCAGCCGACGCCATAGTAATGGAGGAAGGCCGCTGATCCGGTGAGCGTTTCACCGTCCACTTTCACCAACATGCCAATACCGGCAACACAGCTGAAGATGACCAAAATGGCGAGCATCGCCTCCACCAACATGGAACCGTAACCTATAAAATGCGCGTCGGATTCCCGATCGATTTGTTTGGAGGAGGTGCCCGAAGAGACGACGGAATGGAAACCGGACACGGCGCCGCAAGCAATAGTAATGAATAAGAAGGGCATGATGGGCGGGGCACCGGCGCCGGCACTGCCCACTACTTTCGTGACAATAGGCGGCGCGGCGACAAACAAGCCTGCCATCAGCGCGCCAAGAGCCACGTATAGCTGCAGGGCGCTGATATAGTCGCGCGGCTGCAGCAACAGCCACACAGGCAGTACGCTGGCGATAAAACAATAGAGGAGAATGAATACGGTCCAGAAGCCCACCGACGAATGAAGCGATTCCATTAAGGATGCACCTTCTCCCGGAAAAAGCGGGAAGGGGAGTGACAGCGGTAAATGGTAAACGCCCAGATACACGGTAAAATATAAGAGGAAAAGGGCGATGATGGAAGGGATCGCCAAAGGAAGCTTCGTTTTATAAATTAATAGACCAATCACTACGGCGAGGGGCATGGCAAACCAAACGGAAAACACCGATTCCGGGTAGATGGAAAATAAGGTGGCAATGACCAATCCAAAAACAGCTACCACCAGGGTCAGCGTAAAAAAGAGGATACTCAAAAATAATAAGCGGCACCGTTTGCTCACCATCTTGCCGGAAACATCGCCAATAGACTGACCCCGGTGACGGATAGACACGACTAAGGTTCCGAAGTCATGAACAGCCCCCACAAAAATAGAACCGAATACAACCCAGAGCAAGGCAGGCAGCCAGCCCCATAGAACAGCGATGGCAGGCCCTACAATGGGGCCGGTACCGGCGATGGATGAAAAGTGGTGGCCAAACAAAACTGCCGGTTTGGTCGCCACATAATCTTTGCCGTCGGCAAGCGTGTGGGAGGGGGTGGGGGTGACGGGGTTTAAAGAAAATATTTTCCGAGCCAGCCAGCGGCCATAGCTGTGGTAGGCGACAATAAACCCAAAGAAAGACGCGACAGCAATCAGAATCGTAGTCATAACCGGCTATCCTTTTCTTTTTACGGGCCTTGGTCTGAGGTCCTCCTTGTACTTATGATGAAATAGACGTCCTATTGTTTCGATCGAAAATAGCGCGGGATCCCGCCATGCCGGCAAGGGATTCGAT comes from Candidatus Hydrogenedentota bacterium and encodes:
- a CDS encoding FAD-dependent oxidoreductase: MKSLGSVGALSTYSLAVFLPKVHAEETEFVKPDFDVLTTATAPSEEANMTTVDLACDFLVAGGGMAGVCAALAAARHGAKVVLVQNRSRLGGNASSEVRMHIVGANHHKGHPGWREGGLLEELRIEDAVRNHHWSWELWDFMLYDKVVSEPNITLLLDSSVYAVEMEDDRIHRVWARNDLTECIYRIRAALYADCTGDCRLGLEAGAVFRTGHEAQDQYQESLAPLTAGPETMGSSILFTAKDYGYPIPFTPPKWAQKITKEQLRLRRIRSWEYGYWWIEWGGNLDAIKDNEKIRFELLSILMGVWDYIKNSGEHPDSATWGMDWVGMIPGKRASRRLIGPHILTQADLESKNGDFEDAVAIGGWPFDNHTPGGFYDSDRKPSDSTNLTEVYNIPLRALYSVNVPNLFMAGRNISASHVAMTSTRVMGTCAVEGQAIGTAAAVCTKKDILPQGLYDDKALLKAYQQQLLRDDQTIKNMKNEDPHDLARKASEVRASGESEGSKAANILSGEVRDTPGECDHRWFGPMTDEGAWIELHWTNKQEISEVQLCFDTDFYRELSLSEQSSVQKDQVRGPQPETVRDYKVLYRDSAKDSWQPVVEITGNYERLRRHRFTPIHTDALRLEITATNGVPEARLYEIRCYA
- the gcvH gene encoding glycine cleavage system protein GcvH, which translates into the protein MNPDTLRYTEEHEWIVEQRGLYVIGITEYAVEELGEITFVELPEVGRHLEVGEDAAVIESVKAASDIFAPVSGVVAEVNDALEMEPDLINRDPYGKGWILKLKDVSEEEYNELMDARSYRGYMKTVE
- a CDS encoding aminomethyl-transferring glycine dehydrogenase subunit GcvPB; protein product: MSKTIFEASVAGRFAVLPDTLDVPEAVLPESLRRDTPLALPEMSELDVIRHFTRLSQKNFGVDSQFYPLGSCTMKYNPKIAEVVGALPGFSNVHPQQGSFEVYLKSCQGALELVYELEQLLAEIGGMSAGSLQPMAGAHGELTGVLLIAAYHRDRGDTGRDTILIPDSAHGTNPASAAIAGFKVETLPSNKDGVVDLDAFKALLGPHVAGVMLTCPNTHGVFEPDVARVAALAHEAGALMYYDGANLNAIVGRCRPGEMGFDVMHYNLHKTFGTPHGMGGPGSGAIAVGEKLRPYLPGPRVVKEDSCFSLRSPEKSIGKITPFFGSFLVGLRAYAYIRGLGTEGLKRVSAYAVLNANYVLARLRETLPAAYEGLCMHECLLTAEKLTTDKGVRALDMAKALLDRGFHAPTVYFPLTVKECLMIEPTETESRETLDAFCEAIREIVALAETDPEALHKAPQHLPVGRLDEVKAARDLNCADLPL
- the gcvT gene encoding glycine cleavage system aminomethyltransferase GcvT — translated: MLYTPLHEAYEQDGGKVVDFYGWALPVQFRGIMEEHRHVREQAGIFDCSHMGEFLIRGAENIQKFSDLVIGDMTKLALGRCRYTALLNEAGGIIDDGVALRLDEETLFVVTNAGTLERVGKHLAAFVSGVENVSDSTAKIDVQGPMAPQVMAAVGFEGVERMSFWAGGTFLWKGVEMIVTRAGYTGELGYEIFVPKAEALSLWNLLRQQPEVLPCGLGARDTLRMEMGYALSGQDLNETRTPLEAGLDRFIAWDTSFPGKEILEKQRNQQDYKVMVPLRSNDRRAPRHGFELRLNGQSVGEVTSGTFAPSLSCGIGLGYIPIAMVSTGLELEAGPRSLPLVVETAPLYKEGTGRNRIEIQKP
- a CDS encoding aminomethyl-transferring glycine dehydrogenase subunit GcvPA, with amino-acid sequence MDWIPVTSADEQDMLRIAGAASIEGFFEIIPEALRLKEWSLPEGLSEFGLRRHLERMAEKNCTQYLSFLGGGYYDHYIPAAVDALAARSEFYTAYTPYQPECAQGTLQAIYEYQSVICRLTDMECANASLYDGGTAVFEAVSMACRVTGRRKALIHPSLHPVWRQMLETHLAGSPIQLVDGEHADAETACVVAQNPAFLGDIHDFTEHADQCHEKGALLVMAVNPISLGIVKTPGAMGADIVVAEGQSLGLPLGFGGPYLGILAAKKKHIRKMPGRIAAATTDTEGRRGYVLTLQAREQHIRREKALSNICSNQALCALRALIHLCLLGKRGLEETAKSCFSKSEYLKGQLDFLSLLNKGATFNEFAVRLPLPAEQVCAAMAKRGFLAGLPLAELGRGEAEDLLIAVTEKRSREELDYFVKELREVCTHV
- a CDS encoding MFS transporter, giving the protein MKSPYLVSLCHGGMICVAIVINLYPLYLTIFGVDFGGLNEEQLGRIPALMFAGIIFGIVVTGPLADRFGVRLFAVAGMAVSAVGLVLVALAQRYETLLLAGIVSGSGAGILDMSMGPLVAAVNTHRRTAALNRLHAYFCIGGILTVLAVSGGLHTGLSWRFMAGTLAIFPLLLLVAFAVVPLPALIHPQQSREGLRVLLRRPRFLLALTLMALAGATETGMMQWLPAYAELELGYSKFVGAFALILFSLGMAGGRLLTSYRLSHLRASTLLIISGIVSAVLLLCAGPFSTPAVALTACVLTGFGCSVLWPTCISDGANLFPLGGASLFAVLTAAGNIGSLAMPWIIGTVANASTLSIGVVSATGAPVFLTLLVLAAVAVEKRQRHHC
- a CDS encoding carbon starvation protein A → MTTILIAVASFFGFIVAYHSYGRWLARKIFSLNPVTPTPSHTLADGKDYVATKPAVLFGHHFSSIAGTGPIVGPAIAVLWGWLPALLWVVFGSIFVGAVHDFGTLVVSIRHRGQSIGDVSGKMVSKRCRLLFLSILFFTLTLVVAVFGLVIATLFSIYPESVFSVWFAMPLAVVIGLLIYKTKLPLAIPSIIALFLLYFTVYLGVYHLPLSLPFPLFPGEGASLMESLHSSVGFWTVFILLYCFIASVLPVWLLLQPRDYISALQLYVALGALMAGLFVAAPPIVTKVVGSAGAGAPPIMPFLFITIACGAVSGFHSVVSSGTSSKQIDRESDAHFIGYGSMLVEAMLAILVIFSCVAGIGMLVKVDGETLTGSAAFLHYYGVGWDKMSLAQTIAVFVQGAGNLIASLGIPRELACGVVAVMIAGFAMTSIDTSTRLNRYVIQEIGSAVNVKALGNKYVATLVAVGTAAVLAFMPGPQGPGSGGLLLWPLFGATNQLLAGLALMVVIFYLRWVKKPVFFAVLPLILMLVMPAWAIVLQLADFWAKQNYLLVGFSIAILLLQIWMLIEAVIAWRTVPQRAAAEAQSMDAAASSADRVSA